Proteins found in one Solitalea lacus genomic segment:
- a CDS encoding fructose-6-phosphate aldolase, with the protein MYILKVKGVAKIPDYIQLRDDKFTLLAYFRVDRPEKSLEKIGLGNKQDYILDLVKDLPFGKIIKLEI; encoded by the coding sequence TTGTATATTTTAAAAGTTAAAGGCGTTGCCAAAATCCCTGACTATATCCAACTCAGAGATGATAAGTTTACACTATTAGCTTATTTTAGAGTTGACAGACCGGAAAAATCACTTGAAAAAATCGGCTTGGGCAATAAACAGGATTATATTTTAGATTTAGTTAAAGACTTACCCTTCGGAAAAATAATAAAACTGGAAATCTGA
- a CDS encoding 4Fe-4S dicluster domain-containing protein: MAIKITEECINCGACEPECPNNAIYDAGASWKFSEGTELKGLIDFGDGTTLDADALQAPISDEVYYIVPDKCTECVGFHDEPQCAAVCPVDCCVDDEDVRETKEELTAKKEWLHAE; encoded by the coding sequence ATGGCAATTAAGATTACTGAAGAATGTATTAATTGTGGTGCCTGCGAGCCGGAATGCCCAAACAATGCTATTTATGACGCCGGTGCTTCATGGAAATTTTCTGAGGGTACCGAATTAAAAGGATTAATTGATTTCGGTGACGGTACTACATTGGATGCGGATGCTTTGCAAGCACCTATTTCAGATGAAGTTTACTACATCGTTCCTGATAAATGTACTGAGTGTGTAGGTTTTCACGATGAACCTCAGTGTGCTGCAGTGTGTCCTGTTGATTGTTGTGTTGATGATGAGGATGTTCGTGAAACAAAAGAGGAACTTACAGCTAAAAAGGAATGGCTACACGCCGAATAA
- the hisIE gene encoding bifunctional phosphoribosyl-AMP cyclohydrolase/phosphoribosyl-ATP diphosphatase HisIE: MIDFSKDINGLVPAVIQDNQTLEVLMLGYMNAEAYEKTKAENKVTFFSRSKNRLWTKGEESGNFLNVVSIFEDCDNDTILIKANPVGPTCHTGSRSCFFTEYNQNFIFELENIVNDRFENPIEGSYVNKLRQKGLNKIAQKVGEEGVETVIAALNETPEDFINEASDLVFHLIVLLREKGFSLKDIAQNLEKRHK, translated from the coding sequence ATGATCGACTTTTCAAAAGATATAAACGGATTGGTTCCGGCAGTTATTCAGGATAACCAAACATTGGAAGTGTTAATGCTTGGCTACATGAACGCCGAAGCTTATGAAAAAACTAAGGCCGAAAACAAAGTAACTTTTTTCTCCCGTTCAAAAAACCGGCTTTGGACTAAAGGTGAAGAGAGCGGAAACTTTCTAAACGTAGTAAGCATTTTTGAGGATTGTGACAACGACACCATTTTAATTAAAGCCAACCCTGTTGGACCTACCTGTCATACCGGTTCTCGCAGCTGCTTTTTCACTGAATACAATCAAAACTTCATTTTTGAGTTAGAAAATATAGTAAATGATCGTTTTGAAAATCCAATAGAAGGTTCATATGTCAATAAACTTCGTCAGAAAGGGCTTAATAAGATTGCCCAAAAAGTTGGTGAAGAAGGCGTTGAAACCGTAATAGCGGCATTAAACGAAACCCCTGAAGATTTTATCAACGAAGCTTCTGACCTTGTGTTTCATTTAATAGTTTTATTACGCGAAAAAGGCTTCTCGTTGAAAGACATTGCCCAAAATCTGGAAAAAAGACATAAATAG
- a CDS encoding acyl-CoA reductase, producing MPQLTINKTINIFSQLGSYLSNPNDELELLINKAKVYNNWFTPEFTREAITSIGQSLTTKKLETWLNNYTALWDIKPAKTVGLILAGNIPLVGFHDILCVIISGHKAQIKLSSQDNKLIPHILNKLIEIEPAFVQSFEFVDKLSSFDAVIATGSNNSSRYFEYYFGKYPNIIRKNRNSVAVITGKETQEDFHLLGKDIFTYFGLGCRNVSKLFVPKDYNFEAFFNGIESYKPIINHNKYANNFDYNLTLLMMNRIPYFENHFVMLSENTAYASPISALHYEVYEDENSLSERLNNDAEQIQCIVSKDGEFKYSLPFGNAQQPELWDYADGIDTMNFLLNL from the coding sequence ATGCCTCAACTTACTATTAATAAAACTATAAACATTTTTTCACAATTGGGTTCTTATTTAAGTAATCCCAATGATGAACTGGAGCTTCTTATAAACAAAGCAAAGGTTTATAACAATTGGTTTACTCCTGAATTTACACGTGAAGCAATTACTTCTATTGGTCAATCACTTACAACTAAAAAGTTAGAGACCTGGCTTAATAACTATACAGCATTGTGGGATATTAAACCAGCAAAAACAGTGGGATTAATTTTGGCGGGCAATATTCCATTGGTTGGTTTTCATGACATACTGTGTGTCATCATTTCTGGCCATAAAGCACAAATTAAATTGTCATCACAAGACAACAAGCTAATTCCTCACATTCTGAACAAGCTTATTGAGATAGAACCTGCTTTTGTACAAAGCTTTGAATTTGTAGATAAACTTAGTTCATTCGATGCTGTCATAGCCACAGGCAGCAATAACAGCTCTCGTTATTTTGAGTATTATTTTGGTAAATACCCCAACATTATTCGTAAAAACAGAAACTCAGTTGCTGTAATAACCGGAAAAGAAACTCAGGAGGATTTTCATTTACTTGGAAAAGACATTTTTACCTATTTTGGCTTAGGCTGCCGCAATGTTTCCAAACTTTTTGTACCGAAAGACTATAATTTTGAAGCTTTTTTCAATGGAATAGAATCCTACAAGCCGATCATCAATCATAACAAGTATGCAAATAACTTTGATTACAATTTAACACTTCTGATGATGAACCGGATACCTTACTTTGAAAATCACTTTGTTATGCTAAGTGAAAACACTGCGTACGCATCCCCTATTTCGGCTTTACATTATGAAGTTTATGAAGATGAAAACTCACTTTCAGAACGTTTAAACAATGATGCGGAGCAAATTCAATGCATTGTGAGCAAGGATGGCGAATTTAAATACAGCCTCCCATTCGGCAATGCGCAGCAACCGGAACTTTGGGATTATGCCGATGGGATAGACACAATGAATTTTTTATTGAATTTATAA
- a CDS encoding class II glutamine amidotransferase encodes MLAKVSIFPTSIQEEMLLSPYSMQYLSKHGRLPEDPETHGEHNDGCGIAFVKNNQLEIHRRDKDHSWDYTFRLIVENAKSNLFIAHNRKAYKDLTINEKRSHPFLYQTFAFCHNGGVYSFMDEALDHGITDTEIFFKELLDKAENKSSQGIFNSLNNIANTTDYSSLTGFLMNNQELFAWRIYNTKNKERAQRFEDYYTLWLKNNKGSVVIASEPLDNGNWEKLPNFSFIHLKPTPDRIDQFRKHITITR; translated from the coding sequence ATGCTTGCCAAAGTGAGTATTTTCCCAACTTCTATTCAGGAGGAAATGCTTCTATCACCCTACTCCATGCAATATCTTTCCAAACATGGACGTTTGCCTGAGGACCCTGAAACTCACGGGGAGCATAATGATGGATGCGGAATTGCTTTTGTAAAGAACAATCAACTGGAAATTCACCGACGAGACAAAGACCATTCATGGGATTATACCTTTAGACTGATTGTAGAGAACGCAAAGTCTAATTTGTTCATTGCCCATAATCGTAAAGCATATAAAGATCTCACTATTAATGAAAAACGCTCTCACCCCTTCCTTTATCAAACATTTGCATTTTGTCATAATGGAGGTGTTTATTCGTTTATGGATGAAGCTTTGGATCATGGCATTACCGATACAGAAATCTTTTTTAAAGAATTATTAGATAAGGCCGAAAACAAATCATCTCAAGGCATATTTAATTCGCTTAATAATATTGCCAATACAACTGACTACAGTTCTTTAACAGGTTTTCTAATGAACAATCAAGAGCTGTTTGCCTGGAGAATTTACAATACAAAGAACAAAGAAAGGGCTCAGCGATTTGAAGATTATTATACACTATGGCTGAAAAACAACAAAGGCTCAGTGGTAATTGCCTCTGAGCCTTTGGATAATGGAAATTGGGAGAAACTACCAAACTTTTCTTTTATACATCTAAAACCTACTCCTGATCGTATCGATCAGTTTCGGAAGCATATTACTATAACCAGGTAA
- a CDS encoding C40 family peptidase, producing MTNATNLQGDLLQMRPELSTPFGICNLSVIPVRAEPSDRSEMVTQLLFGETFEVLEQKENWTKVKVLYDDYIGWIGNKQYLGLEKNELDELNQHEEFVCSAPFNFLTNALGHSHYLSPGSSLPLFRGDTIFLGDEKYYFKGKAYVPQLYPYKNMESLFKMFLNAPYLWGGRSILGIDCSGLTQVCFKIMGVKLKRDAYQQAEQGELVSFIEEGKLGDLAFFDNAEGRITHVGVLLNNHQIIHASGKVRIDSIDHQGIFNNETQQYSHKLRIIKRLL from the coding sequence ATGACTAACGCAACAAACTTACAAGGCGATTTGTTGCAAATGCGCCCTGAATTAAGCACACCTTTTGGGATTTGTAATTTAAGTGTAATTCCTGTTAGAGCTGAACCAAGTGATAGGAGTGAGATGGTAACACAGCTATTGTTTGGAGAAACCTTTGAAGTTTTGGAACAAAAGGAAAACTGGACAAAAGTGAAGGTGCTTTATGATGATTACATAGGTTGGATTGGGAATAAACAATACTTAGGCTTGGAGAAAAATGAATTGGACGAACTTAATCAGCATGAGGAGTTTGTTTGTTCTGCACCTTTTAACTTTCTTACAAATGCCTTAGGACATTCACATTATTTATCGCCAGGCTCCTCACTGCCGTTATTCCGAGGAGATACCATTTTCCTGGGTGATGAAAAGTATTACTTCAAAGGGAAAGCATACGTCCCTCAATTATATCCGTACAAAAACATGGAGAGTTTGTTCAAAATGTTTTTAAATGCTCCTTATTTATGGGGTGGGCGGTCAATATTGGGGATTGACTGTTCAGGTTTGACACAGGTTTGCTTTAAAATAATGGGTGTAAAACTTAAAAGAGACGCTTATCAGCAAGCCGAACAAGGTGAGTTGGTAAGTTTTATTGAAGAAGGTAAACTGGGAGATTTGGCTTTTTTTGATAATGCTGAAGGACGAATTACACACGTAGGTGTTTTACTCAATAATCATCAAATTATTCATGCTTCAGGTAAAGTAAGAATTGATTCAATTGATCATCAGGGGATTTTTAATAATGAAACCCAGCAATATTCTCATAAATTAAGGATTATAAAGAGATTACTTTAA
- the dnaJ gene encoding molecular chaperone DnaJ, translating to MSTKRDYYDILGVSRTASADEIKKAYRKLAIKYHPDKNPGDKEAEEHFKEAAEAYEILSNQEKRQRYDQFGHRASAAGGQGGYGGGSMNMEDIFSQFGDIFGGAHPFESFFGGGGGRSGGRRVPRGSNLRIKVKLTLEEIANGVEKTIKVQKQINCSTCNGSGAKGGSSFKSCSTCGGSGSVRKVTNTILGQMATTSTCPTCHGEGQIITDRCTSCHGEGVVRGEETLKINIPAGVSDGMQLSLSGKGNAAPRGGVPGDLIILIEEVEHETLKRDGNNIVYDLYLSFIDAALGTSTEIPTIDGRARIKIDPGTQAGKILRLKGKGIKEVNSYTRGDQLVHVNIWTPKNLSAEEKAMLEKLKESPNFKPNPGKNEKSFFEKMKEFFE from the coding sequence ATGTCAACCAAAAGAGATTATTACGATATATTAGGAGTTTCCAGAACTGCTAGCGCTGATGAGATAAAAAAAGCTTATCGCAAGCTGGCAATCAAATATCACCCAGACAAAAACCCGGGAGATAAAGAAGCTGAAGAACATTTTAAAGAAGCGGCCGAAGCTTACGAAATATTAAGCAATCAGGAAAAACGCCAACGTTATGATCAATTTGGACACCGTGCAAGTGCTGCCGGAGGACAAGGTGGATATGGTGGTGGCAGCATGAATATGGAGGATATCTTCAGCCAGTTTGGAGATATATTCGGTGGTGCGCATCCTTTTGAAAGCTTTTTCGGCGGTGGCGGTGGTCGCTCTGGTGGCCGTCGTGTACCAAGGGGCTCTAATCTTCGGATAAAAGTTAAACTTACTTTAGAAGAAATTGCCAACGGGGTTGAGAAAACCATTAAGGTGCAAAAGCAGATAAACTGCAGCACTTGTAATGGCAGCGGTGCCAAAGGAGGTTCTTCTTTCAAATCATGTTCTACCTGTGGTGGCAGCGGAAGTGTCAGAAAGGTAACCAATACCATTTTGGGCCAAATGGCAACCACCAGCACCTGTCCTACTTGTCATGGTGAAGGACAAATTATTACCGACCGTTGTACTTCTTGTCACGGCGAAGGGGTTGTTCGTGGTGAAGAAACGCTAAAAATCAATATTCCGGCTGGAGTAAGTGATGGCATGCAACTTTCTTTAAGTGGAAAAGGAAATGCAGCTCCACGTGGCGGAGTTCCTGGTGATTTGATCATTCTGATTGAGGAAGTTGAACATGAAACCCTGAAACGTGATGGAAACAATATTGTTTACGATTTATACTTAAGCTTTATTGATGCTGCTTTAGGTACTTCTACTGAAATACCTACCATAGATGGCCGTGCTCGCATCAAAATTGATCCGGGAACACAAGCAGGCAAAATATTACGCCTAAAAGGAAAAGGTATTAAGGAAGTAAACAGCTATACCCGTGGTGATCAATTAGTGCATGTAAATATTTGGACACCAAAGAATCTTTCAGCTGAGGAAAAAGCAATGCTTGAAAAACTGAAAGAATCACCAAACTTTAAGCCTAATCCGGGCAAAAACGAGAAAAGCTTCTTCGAGAAAATGAAAGAGTTTTTTGAATAG
- a CDS encoding DUF6624 domain-containing protein: protein MRKFYVFILIYVLFGISFSKAQSEVYLHLIKTADSLFYFKEYKKSTYAYTWAFRVNNYRSTLNDRYKAGRAWSQYGVPDSAYFHLLKIAEQGNFIDYDRVIADEAFKPIQNDPRWVKFTNAVKQNHQRAEANLDQTLKAQLDTIHDNLLHWHAKLDSVKRKHPKDSIKIAEITKTVSYKDSLYKEIVTDLWKAIGWIGPNVVGKKARDAQFYVLKFASLYTQKKYYPLFKKAVKDDFATLEQMAIIEDIMALKQGKKQIYGTQLAYDNKGNYYLQPIESQTKTNQLRAEIGLIPLEEYLKDYGID, encoded by the coding sequence ATGAGGAAATTTTATGTTTTCATCCTAATTTACGTACTCTTTGGGATTTCCTTTTCTAAAGCACAATCTGAAGTTTATTTACATCTGATCAAAACTGCTGATTCGCTATTTTACTTTAAGGAGTACAAAAAGTCAACTTATGCTTATACCTGGGCTTTTAGGGTGAATAACTATCGTTCTACTCTTAATGACCGTTATAAAGCCGGACGTGCATGGTCTCAGTATGGAGTACCCGATTCAGCTTATTTCCATTTACTTAAAATTGCAGAACAAGGTAATTTTATTGACTATGACCGTGTAATTGCCGATGAAGCATTTAAACCTATTCAAAATGATCCACGTTGGGTAAAGTTTACCAATGCAGTTAAACAGAACCACCAGAGAGCCGAAGCCAACCTAGACCAAACGCTAAAAGCTCAACTGGATACTATACATGACAATTTATTACATTGGCATGCTAAACTTGACAGTGTTAAACGTAAACATCCTAAAGATTCAATCAAAATTGCTGAAATCACAAAAACAGTTAGCTATAAAGACTCTCTTTATAAGGAAATAGTTACTGATTTATGGAAGGCAATTGGCTGGATTGGACCTAATGTGGTTGGCAAAAAAGCTCGGGACGCTCAATTCTATGTTTTAAAATTTGCCAGTCTTTATACTCAAAAAAAATATTACCCTTTATTCAAAAAAGCTGTGAAAGATGACTTTGCAACACTTGAGCAAATGGCTATAATTGAAGATATTATGGCCCTAAAACAAGGGAAGAAGCAAATTTACGGCACGCAACTGGCATATGACAACAAAGGAAATTATTACTTACAACCAATTGAAAGTCAAACTAAAACAAATCAACTTAGAGCAGAAATTGGGCTTATCCCTTTAGAAGAATACTTAAAAGATTACGGCATCGATTAA
- a CDS encoding acyltransferase family protein codes for MAKQRIFSLDAVRGVSALLIVLYHVSIWQNRSLYDGGTFITQKFGIYMVELFYLLSGISMGYIYLEKFATLRIDDLKNFFIKRYFRIAPLYFLLCIFSIWAYHRPVNIDLIIRLLSNFSLLFGVVNPGYSMLTGGWSIGAEFFFYLFFPFMLFLAQKNRFWDAVILLTLLSSVVVVAIVVSRYSKLSDCWSIYSYPLNHFLFFWLGVLISRFRGVNNHWGYLVAGLLLFVFSGFLNVQTNDYSVGLVTGLNRLLLSVSVTLIVLYFYLKVKFKAEWLNHWSDWLASISFSVYLLHPFVYILTRKLLTMANVNPTFWQLYALVLIITIVLSRVTYHYEKYFVDLGNRLINKRNMVTN; via the coding sequence ATGGCGAAACAACGAATTTTTAGTTTAGATGCAGTAAGAGGTGTTTCAGCACTACTTATAGTTTTATATCACGTTTCTATATGGCAAAATAGAAGTTTATATGATGGTGGCACTTTTATCACACAAAAGTTCGGCATTTATATGGTGGAGCTGTTTTATTTGCTTAGCGGCATAAGTATGGGCTATATTTATCTTGAAAAGTTTGCAACCCTTAGGATTGATGATCTTAAAAACTTTTTTATAAAACGATATTTTCGGATTGCTCCATTATATTTTCTTCTTTGTATTTTTTCTATTTGGGCTTACCATCGTCCTGTTAATATTGATCTTATAATAAGGTTACTAAGTAATTTTAGTTTGTTGTTTGGTGTTGTTAATCCTGGCTATTCAATGTTAACCGGGGGATGGTCTATTGGTGCGGAGTTTTTCTTTTATTTGTTTTTCCCTTTTATGTTGTTTTTGGCACAAAAAAACCGTTTTTGGGATGCTGTAATTTTATTGACGCTATTAAGTAGTGTTGTTGTTGTAGCTATTGTGGTGAGTCGGTATTCTAAACTCTCAGATTGCTGGAGCATCTATTCTTATCCGTTAAACCATTTTCTGTTTTTTTGGTTGGGAGTTCTTATCTCAAGGTTTAGAGGAGTTAATAATCATTGGGGTTACCTGGTGGCAGGTCTTTTGCTTTTTGTGTTTTCAGGTTTTTTGAATGTTCAGACAAACGATTATTCAGTTGGGTTAGTAACCGGTTTGAACAGACTGCTTTTATCCGTCAGCGTTACATTAATTGTACTTTATTTCTATTTAAAGGTGAAATTTAAGGCTGAATGGTTAAATCATTGGAGTGATTGGTTGGCATCTATAAGTTTTTCAGTGTATCTGCTGCATCCATTTGTGTATATATTGACAAGGAAATTGTTGACGATGGCCAATGTTAATCCAACCTTTTGGCAACTCTATGCCCTCGTTTTAATTATTACAATTGTACTGTCGCGTGTTACATATCATTACGAGAAATACTTTGTTGACTTAGGTAACCGGCTTATAAATAAAAGAAATATGGTCACTAACTAA
- a CDS encoding WD40 repeat domain-containing protein gives MLDIKLKTALAGHRNPIFTVENSQKEHIFFTGGNDLGVVEWSLKKMEFVKVLMPVQSSIYALHAPLFGRNSLLVGERSGKVSVFDFESQRVCSILALHRKPVFDIKSSKRLNQIYTVSEEGILGIWSAENFEKIYAVKVSEQTIRAIAISPDEKHMALAGKDNIIRIYNMDGFNLIKELNSHTMPVFALQYSPDGTSLISGARDAQLKIWNVADYELKLNIPAHMYAINHIAFHPSQPYFATASMDKSIKIWGADDFKLYKKIDLTKNISHSKSVNKLSWNTYHDYLISVSDDKMAMVWEVSF, from the coding sequence ATGCTTGACATAAAACTAAAAACTGCTCTTGCTGGTCATAGAAACCCAATTTTTACTGTTGAAAACTCTCAAAAAGAGCATATATTTTTTACAGGCGGAAACGATTTAGGGGTTGTTGAATGGAGTTTAAAAAAAATGGAGTTTGTAAAGGTATTGATGCCGGTTCAGAGTTCCATATATGCACTTCATGCGCCATTATTCGGCCGTAATAGTTTATTGGTTGGAGAGCGTAGTGGTAAAGTTTCCGTTTTTGATTTTGAGTCCCAAAGAGTCTGTTCTATTCTTGCTCTGCATCGGAAACCTGTGTTCGATATAAAGTCGTCAAAACGCTTAAATCAGATTTATACAGTTTCTGAGGAAGGAATATTGGGAATTTGGTCAGCAGAAAACTTTGAAAAAATTTACGCTGTTAAAGTATCTGAACAAACAATTAGAGCAATAGCTATCAGTCCGGATGAAAAACACATGGCCCTTGCAGGAAAAGATAATATCATACGTATTTACAACATGGATGGTTTTAACCTGATCAAGGAACTTAATAGCCATACCATGCCAGTTTTTGCCTTGCAATATTCACCTGATGGAACCAGCCTTATTTCGGGAGCAAGAGATGCACAGTTGAAAATTTGGAATGTTGCCGATTATGAGCTTAAACTAAATATTCCTGCACATATGTATGCAATCAATCATATTGCATTTCATCCTTCACAACCTTATTTTGCTACAGCCAGCATGGATAAAAGCATAAAAATTTGGGGCGCTGATGATTTTAAGCTTTACAAAAAAATTGACCTGACCAAAAACATAAGCCACAGTAAATCAGTAAACAAACTTTCCTGGAATACCTACCATGATTATCTGATATCAGTAAGTGATGATAAAATGGCTATGGTATGGGAAGTTAGTTTTTAA
- the hisF gene encoding imidazole glycerol phosphate synthase subunit HisF: MNKQQGGLAKRIIPCLDVKDGRTVKGVNFVELKDAGDPVELAIQYAEQGADELVFLDITATHEKRKTLVELVKNIAQNINIPFTIGGGINEINDADVLLNAGADKVSINSAAVRNPDLINAFADNFGSQFIVVAVDTKRLPEGHIVHLNGGRLPTELITNNWIKEAQDRGAGEILLTSMDHDGTKNGFDCELLGEINQWLKIPLIASGGAGNMAHFAEVFLKTNVDAALAASVFHYGEILIPDLKAELRKQGITVR; this comes from the coding sequence ATTAACAAACAACAAGGCGGACTTGCCAAACGCATTATCCCTTGTCTTGATGTTAAAGATGGACGTACTGTTAAAGGGGTAAATTTTGTAGAGCTAAAAGATGCCGGAGATCCTGTGGAGCTGGCCATTCAATATGCTGAGCAAGGAGCTGACGAATTGGTTTTCTTAGACATTACCGCCACACATGAAAAACGTAAAACATTGGTGGAGCTGGTAAAAAATATCGCCCAAAACATCAATATTCCTTTCACTATTGGCGGAGGCATTAATGAAATAAATGATGCGGACGTTTTGTTAAATGCAGGAGCAGATAAGGTTTCGATTAATTCTGCAGCAGTTCGTAACCCTGATTTAATAAATGCATTTGCAGATAATTTCGGCAGCCAGTTTATAGTAGTAGCTGTTGATACTAAGCGATTGCCAGAAGGACATATTGTTCATTTGAACGGCGGAAGGCTTCCCACAGAGCTTATTACCAACAATTGGATAAAAGAAGCACAAGACCGCGGAGCCGGTGAAATTTTACTCACCAGCATGGATCATGATGGCACCAAGAACGGCTTTGACTGTGAGCTGCTTGGTGAAATTAACCAATGGTTGAAAATCCCTTTAATAGCTTCTGGCGGAGCCGGAAATATGGCTCATTTTGCTGAAGTATTTTTAAAAACCAATGTTGATGCTGCCTTGGCCGCTTCCGTTTTTCATTACGGTGAAATCTTAATTCCTGATTTAAAAGCAGAATTAAGAAAACAGGGCATAACAGTTAGATAG
- a CDS encoding cell division ATP-binding protein FtsE: protein MIQNVIKLENVDIYQQKHLVLSNVTLNIDKGEFVYLIGSTGSGKSSLLKVLYADLNMHQGQGMVAGFNLKTLKDNEVPFLRRKLGIVFQDFQLLTDRTVEQNLRFVLKATGWNNDKSMQDRILESLDNVGMRSKLKKYPHELSGGEQQRIVIARALLNHPEVILADEPTGNLDPDISAEILLLLKKISEAGTAVLMATHDHYTIHKFPQRIIKCESGKVIDNAVLTL from the coding sequence ATGATTCAAAACGTAATAAAGCTTGAAAATGTAGATATATACCAGCAGAAACATCTGGTACTTTCAAATGTTACTTTAAACATTGATAAAGGCGAATTTGTGTACCTAATTGGTTCAACCGGAAGTGGAAAAAGTAGCTTACTTAAGGTATTATATGCTGATTTAAATATGCATCAGGGACAAGGTATGGTTGCCGGATTCAATTTAAAAACATTAAAGGATAATGAAGTTCCTTTTTTACGTCGTAAACTGGGTATTGTTTTCCAAGATTTTCAGCTTTTAACCGACAGAACCGTTGAACAAAACCTTCGGTTTGTCTTAAAAGCCACTGGCTGGAATAATGACAAATCGATGCAAGATCGCATATTAGAGTCCCTAGATAATGTAGGCATGCGCTCTAAATTAAAAAAATATCCTCATGAGCTTTCTGGTGGTGAGCAACAACGTATTGTAATTGCCCGCGCCTTACTAAATCACCCTGAAGTCATTTTGGCAGATGAGCCTACGGGTAACCTCGATCCGGATATTTCAGCCGAAATTTTATTACTACTAAAAAAAATTAGCGAAGCAGGTACTGCTGTTCTTATGGCAACGCATGATCATTATACAATTCACAAATTCCCACAACGTATTATCAAATGCGAAAGCGGAAAAGTAATTGATAATGCTGTACTTACTCTGTAA
- a CDS encoding nucleotide exchange factor GrpE has protein sequence MQLINQLKAMLKNKKKDMENRENQAHEEFIDNTADAAEIQESMAVAEEVASPEKVLKEELDLANEKYLRLYAEFDNFRRRTSKERVELIQTAGKDVIKSLLPVLDDFDRAIKSFDGREDDAALEGIKLIANKFRNTLTQQGLKEMEAIGQPFDAELHEAITNIPAPNEEMKGKVMDVVEKGYYLNDKVVRYAKVVVGA, from the coding sequence ATGCAACTTATCAATCAACTTAAAGCTATGTTGAAGAATAAGAAAAAAGATATGGAAAATAGAGAAAATCAGGCGCACGAAGAGTTTATTGACAATACTGCAGATGCAGCAGAAATTCAGGAAAGTATGGCAGTTGCTGAAGAAGTGGCATCTCCTGAAAAAGTATTAAAAGAAGAGTTGGATCTGGCAAATGAAAAATATCTTCGTTTATATGCTGAATTTGACAATTTCCGTCGTCGTACTTCAAAAGAACGTGTAGAATTAATTCAAACGGCAGGAAAAGACGTTATCAAATCATTATTGCCTGTTCTTGATGATTTTGACCGCGCAATAAAATCTTTTGACGGCCGTGAAGATGATGCCGCATTAGAAGGCATTAAGCTTATTGCCAACAAATTTAGAAATACGTTAACGCAACAAGGCTTGAAGGAAATGGAGGCTATAGGCCAGCCATTTGATGCTGAATTGCATGAAGCAATCACCAATATTCCTGCTCCTAATGAAGAAATGAAGGGAAAGGTAATGGATGTGGTTGAAAAAGGATATTATTTGAACGACAAGGTAGTTCGTTACGCAAAAGTAGTTGTAGGAGCTTAA